The following proteins come from a genomic window of Paucimonas lemoignei:
- the thiI gene encoding thiamine biosynthesis protein ThiI: MKLIVKVFPEITIKSPPVRKQFIRQLGKNIRTVLRDLDPALVVDGVWDNLEVQTRLTDPKILQEMTERLSCMPGISNFLQVAEYPLGDMDDIVAKCKLHYGDLLPGKMFSVRCKRAGKHTFSSMDVEKYVGSQLRQQCGAAGIELKKPQIVVRMEIRDKRLFVIHSQHNSIGGYPLGALEQTLVLMSGGFDSTVAAYQVMRRGLMAHFCFFNLGGRAHELGVMEVAHFIWKKYGSSQRVLFVSVPFEEVLGEILQKVDNSHMGVVLKRMMLRAASSIADRLEIDVLVTGEAISQVASQTLPNLSLIDSATDKLVLRPLITSHKQDIVDQAVEIGTADFAKHMPEYCGVISINPKTNAKRNRVEYEEQQFDMAVLERALENAKLVSIDRVIDDLSRSVEIEEVSQALAGQVIVDIRHPDAQEDHPLVLPGVEVQALPFYALNSRFKELDNTRQYLLYCDKGVMSRLHAHHLLSEGYANVRVYRPS, translated from the coding sequence ATGAAACTAATCGTAAAAGTCTTCCCCGAGATCACTATCAAAAGCCCGCCGGTGCGTAAGCAATTCATCCGTCAGCTGGGCAAGAACATCCGTACCGTGCTCCGCGACCTGGACCCGGCACTGGTGGTGGACGGCGTGTGGGACAACCTCGAGGTGCAGACCCGGCTGACCGATCCGAAGATCCTGCAGGAAATGACCGAGCGCCTGAGCTGCATGCCGGGCATCTCCAACTTCCTGCAAGTGGCCGAGTATCCGCTGGGAGACATGGACGACATCGTCGCCAAGTGCAAGCTGCACTACGGTGATCTGCTGCCGGGCAAGATGTTTTCCGTGCGCTGCAAACGGGCAGGCAAGCACACGTTCAGCTCCATGGATGTCGAAAAATATGTCGGCAGCCAGTTGCGTCAGCAGTGCGGTGCGGCCGGTATCGAGCTGAAAAAGCCGCAAATCGTGGTGCGGATGGAAATTCGCGACAAACGGTTGTTTGTGATTCACAGCCAGCACAACAGCATCGGCGGTTATCCGCTGGGCGCTCTTGAGCAGACCCTGGTCCTGATGTCCGGCGGTTTCGATTCGACGGTCGCGGCCTATCAGGTCATGCGCCGCGGGCTTATGGCGCACTTCTGCTTCTTTAATCTGGGTGGCCGGGCGCATGAGCTGGGTGTGATGGAAGTCGCGCATTTCATCTGGAAGAAGTACGGCAGCTCCCAGCGAGTGCTGTTTGTGAGCGTGCCTTTCGAGGAAGTTCTCGGAGAAATTCTGCAGAAAGTCGATAACAGTCATATGGGTGTAGTTTTGAAGCGTATGATGTTGCGCGCTGCATCCTCTATCGCTGATCGTCTTGAAATCGATGTGTTGGTGACCGGCGAAGCGATTTCTCAGGTGGCCAGCCAGACGCTGCCCAACCTTTCGCTGATTGACAGCGCGACCGACAAACTGGTTTTGCGTCCGCTGATCACCAGCCACAAGCAGGACATCGTTGATCAGGCGGTCGAGATTGGCACTGCCGATTTCGCCAAGCACATGCCTGAGTATTGCGGGGTGATTTCGATCAACCCGAAAACCAACGCCAAGCGTAACCGCGTTGAGTACGAAGAACAGCAGTTCGACATGGCGGTTCTCGAGCGAGCGCTCGAAAACGCCAAGCTGGTATCAATCGATCGGGTTATCGACGATCTGAGCCGCAGTGTCGAGATAGAAGAAGTCAGTCAGGCCCTGGCCGGGCAGGTCATCGTGGACATCCGTCACCCGGATGCTCAGGAAGATCACCCGCTCGTACTGCCTGGCGTAGAAGTACAGGCGTTGCCGTTCTATGCATTGAACAGCCGCTTCAAGGAACTGGATAACACGCGCCAGTACCTGTTGTATTGCGACAAAGGCGTCATGAGTCGCCTGCATGCTCACCATTTGCTCAGTGAGGGGTATGCCAATGTGCGCGTTTATAGACCGAGCTAA